The Epinephelus lanceolatus isolate andai-2023 chromosome 11, ASM4190304v1, whole genome shotgun sequence genome window below encodes:
- the fgl1b gene encoding fibrinogen like 1B isoform X2 → MQEEKNTEPGENKGRHREMKTGIGARGFFCKVMSGLLLLALVCQTMASSSPFSAVDPCGPDVAALKHSIRKLENKLLIGSWQIEHLQMHKYFRPFQPAVSNTEPETDTAPVVNHNSSGAVDSSDGTLTTTLPPAGSLIVHDKDCSELFDRLRPPSGFYRIRPKLQQEPFLAYCDMEDGGGWTVFQRRRHGKVDFNRDWVDYRDGFGDFKLWNDEFWLGNEHMHSLLSEGKNLVKIDLMDWDGKRSYAFYENFRITDEADKYRLHYGMYSGQAGDALTGGGGMVEQWSACLSGMQFSTRDQDNDRYLQGSCAQENKAGWWFNRCHAANLNGKFYRKGKYKGQNDNGVVWGSWRGLWYSLRHTTMKVRPLVFLDAMGSGAGDM, encoded by the exons ATGCAAG AGGAAAAGAACACTGAACCTGGAGAAAACAAGGGGAGGCATCGTGAAATGAAG ACTGGTATTGGAGCAAGAGGCTTCTTCTGTAAAGTCATGTCAGGGTTGCTGTTGTTGGCTCTGGTGTGCCAAACCATGGCCTCTTCTTCACCGTTTTCA GCAGTGGACCCATGCGGGCCAGACGTTGCAGCTCTCAAGCACAGCATAAGGAAACTGGAGAATAAACTCTTGATCGGGTCTTGGCAGATTGAACACTTGCAGATGCACAAATACTTCCGTCCATTTCAACCTGCTGTGTCTAATACTGAACCTGAAACTGACACTGCCCCTGTTGTAAACCACAACAGCAGTGGGGCAGTAGACAGCTCTGATGGGACACTGACGACAACACTTCCACCAGCAGGCAGCTTGATCGTCCATGACAAAG ACTGTTCAGAGCTGTTTGACAGACTGAGACCACCAAGCGGTTTCTACCGTATCAGACCCAAATTACAACAGGAACCTTTTTTGGCCTATTGTGAcatggaggatggaggaggatgGACAGTGTTTCAGAGACGTCGCCATGGAAAAGTTGACTTCAACAG AGACTGGGTGGACTACAGAGATGGATTTGGTGACTTCAAGCTGTGGAATGATGAGTTTTGGTTGGGGAATGAGCACATGCATTCGCTACTCTCAGAAG GAAAGAACCTGGTGAAGATTGATCTAATGGACTGGGATGGAAAGAGAAGTTATGCATTTTACGAGAACTTCAGGATCACTGACGAGGCC GACAAGTATCGTCTCCACTATGGGATGTATAGTGGGCAAGCTGGGGATGCTCTGACTGGTGGTGGGGGAATGGTGGAGCAGTGGTCTGCTTGCCTCAGCGGCATGCAGTTCAGCACCAGAGATCAG GACAATGACCGCTACCTGCAGGGCAGCTGTGCTCAGGAGAATAAGGCAGGTTGGTGGTTCAACAG ATGCCATGCAGCCAACCTGAACGGGAAGTTCTACCGCAAAGGGAAGTACAAGGGCCAGAATGACAATGGTGTGGTGTGGGGGAGCTGGAGAGGCCTTTGGTATTCCCTGAGACACACCACCATGAAGGTGCGGCCTCTGGTTTTCTTGGACGCCATGGGCAGTGGAGCAGGGGACATGTGA
- the fgl1b gene encoding fibrinogen like 1B isoform X1, whose product MDHAELAQPINNTDMFLEEKNTEPGENKGRHREMKTGIGARGFFCKVMSGLLLLALVCQTMASSSPFSAVDPCGPDVAALKHSIRKLENKLLIGSWQIEHLQMHKYFRPFQPAVSNTEPETDTAPVVNHNSSGAVDSSDGTLTTTLPPAGSLIVHDKDCSELFDRLRPPSGFYRIRPKLQQEPFLAYCDMEDGGGWTVFQRRRHGKVDFNRDWVDYRDGFGDFKLWNDEFWLGNEHMHSLLSEGKNLVKIDLMDWDGKRSYAFYENFRITDEADKYRLHYGMYSGQAGDALTGGGGMVEQWSACLSGMQFSTRDQDNDRYLQGSCAQENKAGWWFNRCHAANLNGKFYRKGKYKGQNDNGVVWGSWRGLWYSLRHTTMKVRPLVFLDAMGSGAGDM is encoded by the exons ATGGACCATGCAGAACTGGCCCAGCCTATAAATAATACTGACATGTTTTTAGAGGAAAAGAACACTGAACCTGGAGAAAACAAGGGGAGGCATCGTGAAATGAAG ACTGGTATTGGAGCAAGAGGCTTCTTCTGTAAAGTCATGTCAGGGTTGCTGTTGTTGGCTCTGGTGTGCCAAACCATGGCCTCTTCTTCACCGTTTTCA GCAGTGGACCCATGCGGGCCAGACGTTGCAGCTCTCAAGCACAGCATAAGGAAACTGGAGAATAAACTCTTGATCGGGTCTTGGCAGATTGAACACTTGCAGATGCACAAATACTTCCGTCCATTTCAACCTGCTGTGTCTAATACTGAACCTGAAACTGACACTGCCCCTGTTGTAAACCACAACAGCAGTGGGGCAGTAGACAGCTCTGATGGGACACTGACGACAACACTTCCACCAGCAGGCAGCTTGATCGTCCATGACAAAG ACTGTTCAGAGCTGTTTGACAGACTGAGACCACCAAGCGGTTTCTACCGTATCAGACCCAAATTACAACAGGAACCTTTTTTGGCCTATTGTGAcatggaggatggaggaggatgGACAGTGTTTCAGAGACGTCGCCATGGAAAAGTTGACTTCAACAG AGACTGGGTGGACTACAGAGATGGATTTGGTGACTTCAAGCTGTGGAATGATGAGTTTTGGTTGGGGAATGAGCACATGCATTCGCTACTCTCAGAAG GAAAGAACCTGGTGAAGATTGATCTAATGGACTGGGATGGAAAGAGAAGTTATGCATTTTACGAGAACTTCAGGATCACTGACGAGGCC GACAAGTATCGTCTCCACTATGGGATGTATAGTGGGCAAGCTGGGGATGCTCTGACTGGTGGTGGGGGAATGGTGGAGCAGTGGTCTGCTTGCCTCAGCGGCATGCAGTTCAGCACCAGAGATCAG GACAATGACCGCTACCTGCAGGGCAGCTGTGCTCAGGAGAATAAGGCAGGTTGGTGGTTCAACAG ATGCCATGCAGCCAACCTGAACGGGAAGTTCTACCGCAAAGGGAAGTACAAGGGCCAGAATGACAATGGTGTGGTGTGGGGGAGCTGGAGAGGCCTTTGGTATTCCCTGAGACACACCACCATGAAGGTGCGGCCTCTGGTTTTCTTGGACGCCATGGGCAGTGGAGCAGGGGACATGTGA
- the tpte gene encoding putative tyrosine-protein phosphatase TPTE — translation MSSVHFNPGSDSGVNGNIAKMEDASVEIDDGKDDSVVPDTMYHNIRKKIEPFVMSFGFRVFGVVLILVDFVLVIVDLSLPAKSRDVGDALEAVSLIISFFFLADVLLRVYVQGFRVYFSSKLNIVDACVVVITLVVTMIYTFTDLSGASLIPRVVSFFRFLRIIILVRVFRLAAQRKELEKVTRRMVSENKRRYQKDGFDLDLTYVTDRVIAMSFPSSGKQSFYRNPIREVARFLDTKHEGHYKVYNLCSEKGYDPQFFHYKVERVFIDDHNVPSLEDMLKYTANVRDWMSADPKNIIAIHCKGGKGRTGTMVCTWLIDSDQFESAQDSLEYFGERRTDKSRSSKFQGVETPSQSRYVGYYEVMKTKFNRQLPPPKSLRIKSIRIHSIAGVGKGDGSDLKVKIIVRKELVFLCVCAKQENCTVFPDVGNNAAVISLQNGPVVDGDVKVMFESSAGLPKGYEDVPFYFWFNTSFIEDNKLFLSREELDNPHKPKTWDLYKEDFGVTMFFSDP, via the exons atgtcCTCTGTCCATTTCAATCCAGGGTCAGAttcaggtgtgaatgg AAACATAGCAAAGATGGAGGATGCTTCAGTGGAGATTGACGATGGAAAGGATGACAGTGTGGTACCAGACACTATGTATCA CAATATCCGGAAGAAGATTGAACCTTTTGTTATGTCTTTTGGATTTCG TGTATTTGGAGTGGTACTGATCCTTGTGGACTTTGTGCTGGTGATTGTGGACCTGTCCCTGCCAGCCAAGAGCAGAGATGTTGGAGATGCCTTAGAGGCTGTGTCCCTCATCATCTCCTTTTTCTTCCTCGCTGACGTCCTCCTGCGAGTTTATGTGCAAGG gTTCAGAGTTTACTTCAGCTCCAAGCTGAACATCGTAGACGCCTGTGTTGTGGTAATCACGCTGGTGGTCACTATGATCTACACCTTCACTGACTTGTCGGGAGCCAGTCTCATCCCCAG GGTGGTGTCATTTTTCCGTTTCCTGAGAATAATAATCCTGGTGCGGGTTTTCAGACTGGCAGCTCAGAGGAAAGAGCTGGAGAAGGTCACCAGGAGGATG GTTTCTGAGAACAAGCGGCGTTATCAGAAGGATGGATTTGACCTTGACCTAACCTATGTCACAG ACCGTGTCATCGCCATGTCTTTCCCCTCCTCTGGGAAGCAGTCATTCTACAGGAATCCAATCAGG GAGGTGGCCAGGTTCTTAGACACTAAACATGAAGGCCACTATAAAGTTTACAACCTGTGCA GTGAGAAAGGCTACGACCCCCAGTTCTTCCACTACAAGGTTGAGCGGGTGTTCATTGATGACCACAATGTCCCCTCCTTGGA GGACATGCTGAAATACACAGCAAATGTGAGGGACTGGATGTCTGCTGATCCCAAAAACATCATCGCTATTCACTGTAAAGGAGGGAAAG GACGCACAGGTACTATGGTGTGCACCTGGTTAATAGACAGTGACCAGTTTGAGAGCGCACAG GACAGTCTGGAGTATTTTGGTGAGAGGAGGACGGACAAGAGTCGGAGCTCCAAGTTTCAGGGAGTGGAGACTCCCTCCCAG AGCCGGTACGTGGGGTACTATGAGGTCATGAAGACCAAGTTCAACAGACAGCTGCCTCCACCTAAAAGCCTCAGGATCAAGAGCATCCGCATCCACTCCATAGCAG GTGTGGGTAAAGGTGATGGCAGTGATCTCAAAGTGAAGATAATTGTGAGGAAAGAgctggtgtttctgtgtgtgtgtgccaaacAGGAGAACTGCACA gtatttCCTGATGTGGGCAACAACGCAGCAGTCATCAGCCTACAGAATGGGCCTGTGGTTGATGGGGACGTGAAGGTTATGTTTGAATCGAGTGCT GGTCTTCCAAAAGGATACGAGGATGTCCCGTTCTACTTCTGGTTCAATACCTCCTTCATAGAGGATAACAA GCTGTTTCTATCCAGGGAAGAGCTGGACAACCCACACAAACCGAAAACCTGGGACCTGTACAAGGAGGACTTTGGTGTCACTATGTTCTTCTCAGACCCATAA
- the smpd1 gene encoding sphingomyelin phosphodiesterase: MRLPSLLGLITCTLVLMMFGSCRPAPTSEQPRMVFMEQFSLPGVGFNWRNVTCPLCKALFTIVDIALLSDVNEERVAHAVGEACIRLHLADEQVCREITELFRADFIRALQQSLLWPSEACALLVGPSCGKFDIYDPWNITLPKVPKPPVTPPSLPKPGSPQSRVLFLTDIHWDQEYVVGSAADCKAPLCCRKDSGSPSWRRREAGYWGTYSKCDLPRWTVENLLENAARDGPWDWVYWTGDIPAHNVWAQTRKQQLSELTTISRLIHKYLGANVTVYPAVGNHESTPVNSFPPPFVHGNRSSAWLYNTMAEEWAPWLPEQALQTLRYGGFYTVEIQPGLRVVSLNMNFCARENFWLMVNSTDPANQLQWLVHILQESEDKGEKVHIIGHIPPGLCLGSWSWNYYHIVNRYESTITGQFFGHTHMDEFQMFYDEETMTRPLGVAFIAPSVTTYVNLNPGFRVYYVDGNYQGSSRLVLDHETYILNLTEVNHSPGDPRGPEQNPKWTLLYRATEAYGLTSLFPSDYNGLMQTFIKDDRVFQKFWYLRHKGHVSEPCKETCKTTLLCFLQSGRYDELEQCDLLHGFGGNLARAARKTLC; the protein is encoded by the exons ATGAGGCTCCCCTCGCTGCTGGGGCTGATAACCTGCACCCTGGTGTTAATGATGTTTGGGTCCTGCCGTCCAGCACCGACCTCAGAGCAGCCCAGGATGGTGTTCATGGAGCAGTTTAGTCTTCCAGGGGTCGGGTTCAACTGGAGAAATGTTACCTGCCCCCTGTGCAAAGCACTCTTCACCATCGTTGATATCGCCCTTCTG AGTGACGTAAATGAAGAGCGAGTAGCACATGCAGTTGGTGAGGCATGTATCCGTCTCCATCTGGCTGATGAGCAAGTGTGTCGAGAAATAACAGAGTTGTTCAGGGCTGACTTCATCCGGGCTCTGCAGCAGTCCTTACTGTGGCCCAGTGAAGCGTGCGCCCTGCTGGTGGGCCCTTCCTGCGGCAAATTTGACATCTACGACCCCTGGAACATCACCCTGCCAAAGGTCCCTAAGCCCCCTGTCACACCACCTTCTCTTCCCAAACCTGGTTCTCCACAGAGCAGGGTCCTGTTTCTAACAGACATCCACTGGGACCAG GAGTATGTAGTCGGCAGCGCAGCAGACTGCAAGGCCCCTCTGTGTTGTCGCAAAGACTCAGGCTCCCCCAGCTGGAGGCGGAGGGAGGCTGGGTACTGGGGAACCTACAGTAAGTGTGACCTGCCTCGGTGGACGGTGGAAAACCTCCTGGAGAATGCTGCCAGAGACGGACCCTGGGACTGGGTCTACTGGACTGGAGACATACCAGCACACAATGTTTGGGCTCAGaccaggaaacagcagctgtCTGAGCTTACAACTATCTCCAGGCTCATCCATAA ATACCTGGGAGCAAATGTGACAGTTTACCCTGCTGTAGGGAACCACGAGAGTACACCTGTAAACAGCTTCCCGCCACCCTTTGTTCATGGCAACAGGTCCAGCGCCTGGCTCTACAACACCATGGCAGAGGAATGGGCACCATGGTTACCAGAGCAGGCTTTACAGACTTTGAG ATATGGAGGATTCTACACAGTGGAAATTCAGCCTGGTCTGAGGGTGGTCTCTCTGAACATGAACTTTTGTGCTCGAGAAAACTTTTGGCTGATGGTGAACTCTACAGATCCTGCTAACCAGCTGCAGTGGCTGGTCCATATTCTCCAGGAAAGTGAGGACAAGGGGGAGAAG GTACATATCATTGGTCACATTCCACCTGGCCTGTGTCTTGGCAGCTGGAGCTGGAACTACTATCACATTGTCAACAG ATATGAAAGTACAATTACCGGACAGTTTTTtggccacacacacatggatgaGTTCCAAATGTTTTATGATGAGGAAACAATGACCCGCCCGTTGGGAGTGGCATTCATTGCTCCCAGTGTCACTACTTACGTTAATCTTAACCCAG GTTTCCGAGTCTACTATGTGGATGGGAATTACCAAGGCAGCTCTCGGCTGGTGCTTGACCATGAAACCTACATCCTGAATCTCACAGAGGTAAACCACAGTCCAGGAGATCCACGTGGCCCGGAGCAGAACCCCAAGTGGACACTGCTGTACCGCGCCACAGAGGCTTATGGTCTGACCAGTCTGTTCCCCTCCGACTACAACGGGCTGATGCAGACCTTTATAAAAGATGACCGGGTCTTCCAAAAGTTCTGGTACCTCAGACATAAAGGACATGTGTCAGAGCCCTGCAAAGAGACATGCAAAACTACACTGCTCTGCTTTCTGCAAAGCGGGCGGTATGATGAGCTGGAGCAGTGTGACCTACTCCACGGTTTTGGAGGGAACTTGGCCCGGGCTGCCAGAAAAACCCTCTGTTGA
- the ilk gene encoding scaffold protein ILK, translating into MDDIFTQCREGNSVAVRLWLDNTENDLNLGDDHGFSPLHWACREGRSGVVDMLIMRGARINVMNRGDDTPLHLASSHGHRDIVAKLIQCKADPNTVNEHGNTPLHYACFWGQDEVAEDLVTSGAQVCICNRYGQTPLDKAKPHLRQLLQEKAEKMGQSMTKVPYKETFWKGTMRTRPRNGTLNKQAGIDYKQLSLLAKINENQSGELWQGRWQGDEIVVKVLQVRDWTTRKSRDFNEEHPKLRIFSHPNILPVLGACQSPPSPHPIIITHYMPYGSLFNILHQGTTLVVDQSQAVKFALDIASGMAFLHTLEPMVSRLYLNSKHVMIDEDMTARISMADAKFSFQCPGRMYSPAWMAPEALQKRPEDINRRSADMWSFAVLLWELVTREVPFADLSHMEIGMKVALEGLRPTIPPGISPHICKLMRLCMNEDPAKRPKFDMIVPILEKMQDK; encoded by the exons TGACGACCACGGCTTCAGCCCCCTCCACTGGGCTTGCAGGGAAGGAAGGAGCGGAGTTGTCGACATGCTCATCATGAGAGGTGCTCGTATTAACGTGATGAACCGTGGAGATGATACCCCATTGCATCTCGCCTCCAGTCACGGGCATAGAGATATTGTGGCAAAG CTGATTCAGTGCAAAGCCGACCCCAATACAGTCAACGAGCATGGAAACACACCACTCCACTACGCTTGCTTCTGGGGCCAAGATGAAGTAGCAGAG GACTTGGTGACCAGTGGTGCCCAGGTGTGTATATGTAACAGGTATGGACAGACGCCTCTGGATAAGGCTAAGCCTCATCTAAGACAACTGCTTCAAG AAAAGGCAGAGAAAATGGGCCAGAGTATGACCAAAGTCCCCTATAAGGAAACTTTCTGGAAGGGCACCATGCGAACACGACCTC GTAATGGTACCCTCAACAAGCAGGCTGGTATTGATTATAAGCAGCTTTCGCTTCTGGCAAAGATCAATGAAAACCAGTCCGGAGAG TTATGGCAGGGTCGATGGCAAGGGGATGAGATTGTAGTAAAGGTGCTACAGGTTAGAGACTGGACCACCAGGAAGAGCAGGGACTTCAACGAAGAGCATCCAAAACTCAG GATCTTTTCTCATCCAAACATTCTGCCTGTTCTTGGGGCCTGTCAGTCACCTCCATCCCCTCACCCCATCATCATTACCCACTACATGCCATATGGATCCCTCTTCAACATTCTGCACCAGGGCACTA CTCTGGTGGTCGACCAAAGCCAAGCGGTGAAGTTTGCATTGGACATTGCCAGTGGGATGGCTTTCCTCCATACCTTAGAACCAATGGTGTCACGACTTTACCTCAACAGCAAGCATGTCATG ATTGATGAGGACATGACAGCCAGAATAAGCATGGCAGATGCTAAGTTCTCCTTCCAGTGTCCTGGTCGTATGTACTCTCCAGCATGGATGGCCCCTGAAG CCCTGCAGAAGAGGCCTGAGGACATCAACAGACGGTCTGCTGACATGTGGAGCTTCGCTGTGTTGCTGTGGGAGCTGGTCACCAGAGAGGTCCCGTTTGCTGACCTCTCACACATGGAGATAGGCATGAAG GTGGCTCTCGAAGGTCTTCGGCCAACCATTCCACCGGGGATTTCCCCTCATATCTGTAAGCTGATGAGGCTGTGCATGAACGAAGACCCAGCCAAGAGACCCAAGTTTGACATGATCGTTCCCATCCTGGAGAAGATGCAAGACAAGTGA